One Amblyomma americanum isolate KBUSLIRL-KWMA chromosome 8, ASM5285725v1, whole genome shotgun sequence DNA window includes the following coding sequences:
- the LOC144100244 gene encoding uncharacterized protein LOC144100244: MCPFFKVAKTIKHLISLAFNLIYQWKNKHNLAHCKKLLLWKCPLFKVAKWVPSRVGVPGNEAADRLAKAVHSNPAAPVCEAISAFDAARHILRHKVPLCHPDPRVASGKLPRPVPYTAFGRAAYSLLLHIRIGCVFTADRRHRLMGEADTNCIDCGETETVEHLLCECPVHANVRSIMRAEYSKLGLPSATAGDPVFPEASPHKRKAALSALVSFVDEAGLRRRI; the protein is encoded by the exons atgtgccctttTTTCAAAGTTGctaag acaattaaacatctcatatctcttgcattcaacttaatataccaatggaaaaacaaacacaacttagcacattgcaagaagttgttgctttggaagtgccctctgttcaaagttgcaaag tgggtgccatcccgtgtgggagtgccaggaaacgaagctgctgaccgactcgccaaggcagtccactccaacccagcagctccagtttgtgaggctatctcggcctttgacgcagcgcgtcacatactgcgccacaaggttccactttgccacccagacccccgcgtcgcatccggcaagctcccaaggcctgtcccgtacactgccttcggacgcgcggcatactctttactcctgcacatcaggattggttgtgtcttcacggcagaccgacgccaccgcctcatgggagaggccgacacaaactgtattgactgcggagagacagaaacagttgagcacctgctctgtgagtgccccgttcatgctaacgtgcgctccataatgcgcgccgaatacagcaagctcggcctgccctctgccactgccggcgacccagtcttccctgaggcatcgccacacaaaaggaaagctgccctgtccgctctcgtctccttcgtcgatgaggcaggccttcgcaggcgcatctag
- the LOC144101453 gene encoding uncharacterized protein LOC144101453, producing MCPFFKVAKTIKHLISLAFNLIYQWKNKHNLAHCKKLLLWKCPLFKVAKWVPSRVGVPGNEAADRLAKAVHSNPAAPVCEAISAFDAARHILHHKVPLCHPDPRVASGKLPRPVPYTAFGRAAYSLLLHIRIGCVFTADRRHRLMGEADTNCIDCGETETVEHLLCECPVHANVRSIMRAEYSKLGLPSATAGDPVFPEASPHKRKAALSALVSFVDEAGLRRRI from the exons atgtgccctttTTTCAAAGTTGctaag acaattaaacatctcatatctcttgcattcaacttaatataccaatggaaaaacaaacacaacttagcacattgcaagaagttgttgctttggaagtgccctctgttcaaagttgcaaag tgggtgccatcccgtgtgggagtgccaggaaacgaagctgctgaccgactcgccaaggcagtccactccaacccagcagctccagtttgtgaggctatctcggcctttgacgcagcgcgtcacatactgcacCACAAGGttccactttgccacccagacccccgcgtcgcatccggcaagctcccaaggcctgtcccgtacactgccttcggacgcgcggcatactctttactcctgcacatcaggattggttgtgtcttcacggcagaccgacgccaccgcctcatgggagaggccgacacaaactgtattgactgcggagagacagaaacagttgagcacctgctctgtgagtgccccgttcatgctaacgtgcgctccataatgcgcgccgaatacagcaagctcggcctgccctctgccactgccggcgacccagtcttccctgaggcatcgccacacaaaaggaaagctgccctgtccgctctcgtctccttcgtcgatgaggcaggccttcgcaggcgcatctag